CGGCAAGGTCGTTGTTGACCACACGCCCGTCGCGCGGGTCGTGGACCAGTTCTTCGCTGAGCGCCGCGCCGATGCCGAACACGATCCCGCCGATACACTGCGATCGCGCTGTCTTTTCATTGAGGATACGCCCGGCGGCGAAGGTCGAATGCCAGCGCGTCACGCGGACCTCGCCCGATACCGCATTCACCCGCACCTCGCAGAAGTGCGCGCCATAGGAGGCCTGGGTATGGGTGTCCTCGTTCGATCCCGGCTTGATCGTCCCCTCTGCGCTCAGTCCCTCGCCGACCAGGTCGGTCAGCGGCACGCGACGGTTGCCGGCAATGGCGTGCCCGTCCTTCAGCGTCAGGCCGGCGGGTTCGCATTCCAGCTTTTCGCAGATCCGCTCGCGCAGTTTTTCCGCCGCCAGATAGACCGAACTGCCCGACGATCCGGCACCCCAGGACCCGCCCGATCCGGCACCCGACGGTGTGTCGGTGTCGCCCAGCTTCACCTCGACGCGATCGATCGGCAGCCCGAGCAGGTCCCCCGCGATCTGCGCCAGAATGGTATAGGTGCCGGTGCCGATGTCGGTCATGTCGGTTTCGACGATCGCCCCGCCCGCCGGCGTCAGGGTGACCCGCGCGGTCGATGGTTGGGCCATGTTGCTGCGGGTGGAGGCGGCCATGCCGGTACCGATCAGCCAATCGCCGTCACGTGACGTGCCGGGCTTGGCGGGGGCCCAGCCGAACGCCTTCGCGCCTTCGTCCAGGCAGTGCGACAGGTTGCGGGTCGAAAACGGCACGTCCTGCGTCGGATCGATATCGGTATCGTTGCGCTTGCGCAGCTCGACCGGATCGATCCCGGCGGCCTCGGCCAGCTCGTCCATAGCGCCCTCGAGCGCGAGCATGCCGACCGCTTCGCCCGGCGCACGCATCGATCCGGACATCAGCCAGTTCATCCGCACCGTATCATGCGTGATCCGCCGGTTCTCGCCCGCGTAGAGGAACTGGGTCGCCATGCCGACCGGCTCGAAGAAATCCTCGCCCGGCAGGTTGCTGACGATATTCTCGTGGATGACGGTCGTGAGCTTGCCCGAGGCATCGGCGCCCAGCGCCACGCGCTGGCGGGTGTTCGACCGGCGGACGGTCGCGTCGAACACCTGCTGGCGCGCCATCACGACCTTCACCGGCCGACCGACCTGCTTGGCAGCGATCGCCGCTGCGATGCCTTCGGTCGAGATGCCGAGCTTCGATCCGAAACCGCCGCCAATGTAGCGTGCGACGATGCGGACCTGATCATCGGTCAGGTCGAGCGCGTCCATCAGCTGCTTCTTGTCCGACGACGGCATCTGGAGCGAGCTGTAGAGCGTCAGCCGCCCGTCCGCGTCCCATGTCGCGATCGAGGCATGCGGCTCCATCGCCGCGCTGTTCTGGCTGGGCGTGGTCCACACCGCATCGACCTTCACCGTCGCTGCGGCGAGTGCGCCATCGGGATCGCCCGTTTCCTGATGCGGAGGCATCTGACTGGGCGGCGGTGTTTCGGCTTCGTCCAGGCGGCCGTCGAAATCGACGTCGGGCAGCCCTTCGACATAGTCGAACCGGACGAGGTGCGCGGCATCCCGCGCGATTTCGAAGCTCTCTGCCACGACAACCGCGACATGCTCGCCGAAATAATCGATATCCCGCACGCCCTGCGTCGGGGCCTCTTCCTCACCACCCTGTTGCGGATTGCGGGCGAAGGTGTCGAGATCGACGACGACGTCGATCACTCCTGGCACCGCCAGCGCGTCGTCCGCGATCACCGCGTTCAGCCGACCCTGGGCGAACGGTGCGCTGACGAGCACGCCGTACGCCATATCGTCGAGCGCATATTCCGCCGAATAGGTCGCACGGCCGGCGACCTTCAGCGGGCCGTCGACGCGGTCGATCGGCTTGCCGGTCAGTCCCTGCGGCGCGCCTTCAAGCAGGCTGTGTTCGATTGGCACGTCGAGTTGCAGCGTCTTGGTATCGGTCATGCCGCATCCTCCGTGAGCTCGCGCAGCACCGCGGTCAGCGTCCGGCGCGCGAGCGGGATCTTGAAGTCGTTCTCGCCATAGCCCTGTGCATCAGCGAGCAACGCGTCGGCTGCGGCGGCGAAGGCGGCATCGCCCGGCGCCTGCCCGACCAGCGCCGCCTCGACCGCAGCGTCGCGCCACGGCATCGGCCCGAGCCCGCCGAAGGCGAGCGACGCGGAGGCGATTTTCCCGTCCTCCACCGCAACGACGCCCGCGACGGACACCAGCGCAAAGGCATAGGAGGCGCGATCGCGCACCTTGCGATACGTCTGGCGACCGGCGGGCGGTGCGGGCAGTTCGACGTGGGTGATGAGCTCGCCCGGCTGCAACACCGTTTCGATCTGCGGCGTATCGCCCGGCAGGCGGTAGAAGTCCCTCAGCGGTATCCGCCGCCGATCGCCGCCCGGCGCCAGCGTCAGCACCACCGCGTCAAGCGCGCGCATCGCGACGGCCATGTCGCTCGGGTGAGTCGCGATACAGGCCTCCGACGTGCCGAGGATCGCGAGAATGCGGTTGAAGCCCTCGCGGCCGTCGCAGCCGCTGCCGGGCTCGCGCTTGTTGCAGCGGGCATGCGTGTCGTAGAAATACCCGCAGCGCGTCCTCTGGAGCAGATTGCCGCCGGTCGTTGCCTTGTTGCGCAACTGTCCCGATGCGCCGGCCAGCAAGGCGCGGCTGAGCACCGGGTACCGATCGCGCACGCGGGGGTCGGCGGCAAGATCGGAATTGGGCACCAGCGCGCCGATGCGCAGCCCCCCGTCGTCGATTTTCTCGATTTCGGCTAGGTCGAGCCGGCTGATGTCGACCAGCTTCGCCGGCGTCTCGACCTGCAGCTTCATCAGGTCGAGCAGATTGGTCCCGCCGGCAATGAACCGCGCGCTCATATCCTGAACGGCGGCCTCGGGCGTGTCGGCGCGGGCATAGTCGAACAGCTTCACTTCGCGCCCTCCCAAACCTGGCGAATTGCGTCGCGGATATTCGGGTAGGCGGAGCAGCGGCAGAGGTTGCCGCTCATCCGCTCGGCGATCTCGCCGTCTTCCAGCACGACGTCGCCGGACAGGTCGTCGCTGACATGGCTCGGCCAGCCCTTCTTCGCTTCGTCCATCATGCCGACCGCGGAACAGATCTGCCCCGGCGTACAGTATCCGCACTGGAAGCCGTCATGGGCGACGAACGCCGCCTGCAACGGGTGGAGGTCGTCCGGCGAACCGAGACCCTCGATCGTCACGATCTCGTCATCCTGATGCATTACGGCGAGCGTCAGGCAGCTGTTGATGCGACGGCCGTTCACCAGCACGGTGCACGCCCCGCATTGGCCGTGGTCGCAACCCTTCTTGGTGCCCGTCAGCTGAAGATGCTCGCGCAGAACGTCGAGCAGCGAGGCGCGGATATCGGGATCGGCCTCGTGCCGCTCGCCGTTGATCGTGAAGTGCATGGTCAGCTGGTCCCGTGATGATAAGCTGGCTAACGCACCTTAACTCCCCGGGTTTCCATGGAGCACGCGAATGTCGGTCTGGATGGCGCTGGCTCTGGCAGCGAGTGTGGGGCACATTGCAGGCATGTCCGATCCGATCGTGATCGCCCATCGTGGCGCCAGCGGCCTCAGGCCAGAGCATACGATCGCCAGCTATAGGCTCGCGATCGAACAGGGCGCCGACTTCATCGAACCCGATCTGGTGCCGACCAAGGACGGCGTTCTGGTTGCGCGGCACGAGAACGAGATTTCGGAGACGACCGACGTCGCCGCCCATCCCGAATTCGCCGACCGCAAGGTCACGAAGACGATCGACGGCATTAGGGTCACCGGCTGGTTCACCGAAGATTTCACGCTAGCCGAGTTGAAGACGCTGCGCGCGAAGGAACGTCTGCCGCTACTGCGCGGAACCGACCATGACGGCCGGTTCGAGATTCCTACCTTTGCGGAGATCATTGCGCTCGCCAAGGCGCATAAGGTCGGCGTGTATCCGGAAACGAAGCACCCGACCTATTTCGCGTCGATCGGCTTGGAAACCGACAGCCGCCTCGTCGCAGAATTGAGGGCGGCGGGGTGGGACAGCGACGATGCACCGGTCTTCATCCAATCGTTCGAAGTCGCGAACCTCAAACGCCTGCACGGTCTGACGAAGGTTCGCCTGATCCAGCTGATGGACGCAAAGGGTGGGCCCGCCGACGGCGCAATGCCCAGCTATGCCGCGATGGCGACGCCCGAGGGGCTGTCGGCTGTAGCCGCCTATGCCTATGGCATCGGCCCGAACAAGGCGATGATCCGCGATGGCGACGCGGTACCGACCAGCCTTGTCGCCGACGCCCATGCAGCGGGGCTGAAGGTCCATCCCTGGACGTTTCGGGCAGAAAACTACTTTCTTCCCGCGTCGCTGCGCACCGGCATCGACCCGCGGGCGCATGGGCGGCTGCAAGACGAGATCGCGCGGTATATCGAGTTGGGCGTCGATGGTTTCTTCACCGATTTTCCGCTAGAGGGTTCCCGCGCCCGCGACGCTCGCCGGCTGCGTTGAGTATTCGAGGGCGTATCGATGCGGAAAGTCCTGATATTGCTGCCGGTCGCCGCGCTCGGCCTGTCGGGTTGCCTCGCCAAGACCGCCTTCGATGTCGTCACTCTGCCGGTCAAGGCGGTCGGCCAGGCCGCCGATTGGGCTACCACCAGCCAGGACGAAGCCGACCGAAACTATGGCCGCCGCATGCGCAAGGCAGAAGCGCGTGAAGGCAAGGAACGCCGCGACTGGGCGAAACGGTGTCGCAAGGATCCGGAATGCGGACCCTACGACGGCTATGTCGCGTCGCAGGACGGCCGGGTTCACTAAGGGTCTGCATTCGATCGGAACGGGGATCGTATTGGAATACGGACCCTAGCGCGCGGCAGCGGTCACGCAGCTGTGGTCGGGCGGCATCACCGCCGCCCCCAGATCGCTCCGGGTCTGCGTCCCCAGCCGGGCAAGGCGGCTGTCGGCCAAGGCCGGCGTCCTCGCAAATCGCGCGAGCACATCGATTGCCGCCCCGGTGCAGCTACGCGTGCGCCGCAGATACCCGAGCAACAGGCGCCCTCGCGGCGAGATCGTGTCCTTCACCGGCATTCGACGCGGATCGTTCAGATCGATACCACCAATTCGCGTATCGCGGATGTTGCGCGGGTCGTGCGGATTTGGCGGGTCGATCGCCTCCACCGCCGCAGCATAGGCGGCGAGACCCAGATAATCGCCGACCGTCGGACGAGATCCCCGGGGATCTACGGTCGGATTGAACAGATCGACGACCAGCACGCTCAAGGCAGCGTCCAGTTCCTGCTCCGTCCGGATCGCGGACAGCGCCGCCCGCGGGAGGAGGATCGTCGGGACTCTGGGCATTTCGGCCGGGGGCGTGTCGGTGACGATCAGACGCATGTCCTGTTGGCCGATCTTCTCGATCAGCGCGTCGAACCGGATTTGCGCCGCGGCGGCATCGAACCGCGCCTGTGCCGCGGCCGGCGTCACGCAGACGATCGCGACCGCCGCGGCTAAAATCCCGACCCTCATGGCACCCCCGTTCACTGAGCTGCACCGATGCTGATATAGATCAACTGTACGCCAGATGAATGTCGCTGTCAGCGACGGAGTGGTTCCAGCACTCGTGCGACCGCGATCAACACCTCTGGGTGCAACTGCACACCCAGATGACCGCTGCGCACCTCGATATCCGCGCAGTCGCCGCCGCGGCACGCATCGCCCGCGACTAGGCCGTCCGACGCGCTCCAGATGGCGGTGGCGGGCACGGGCAGTGGTCGGACGATTTCGGCCGCCAAAGCCGTTACACGAGGGTCGTCGACGCGCTCGCCCGTGATCAGTTCGAAGGCGCGCCACACGCGCGTCGCGTGCGGATGGCCGGCGTAAGGCGAACTGATCGTGATGACTTCGCGCACCAGATCGGGCCGGCGATGCGCGACCAGCCGCGCCATGATGCCCCCGAGCGACACGCCGATCAGCGTTACCGGCTGTCCGGCCTCATGCGCCAGGGTCGCGACGCGGTCGAGCAGCCTCTCCGCTTCCGCTCCGATCGTCCGGGAGCCGAAGTTGCGCCCTAGCCCCCAACCGCGCGCGTCATAGCCGATCCGCCGCAGGAAAATGCGCAGCGCGACGTTCGAGCGATCCGAATTGAATAGTCCCGGCAGGAGCATCACCGGCCGCCCGTCGCCGCGCAGGCCCGCATCGAGGTCCGCCAGCGCCACGCCAGCCGCGCGACCGTCACCGCCGCGCGCGGCCATTCCCGCAACGTCAGGCGCAAGGGTGGCGGGGCGATCGGGGCGGTCATTGCGGCAGCCATCGCATGACACTGCCCGACGTCGGTGTCCACGCCCCCATCCGCACCCCTGCATGGCGCAGCGCTTCGCCGGTCCAGGCATTGCAGGTCCGCAAGGCGCTGTACCTGCCGCGTGCGGGGTAGAAGGCGTCGTCCGGACCATAGCCATAAATCGGCGCCCCGTCCGCGAAGCTTGCGCGGATGAACCCGGTCAGTCGTGCGAATTCGTCGGCCCGCAGGATGATAGAGCGCACGTCGGGGCCGGGCCGCGGCTCGGGGATCGCATCGACATGCATCACCGTGCGGTCGTCGCCAAATGCCGCACCGATCACGGTCACCGGCCGCACATCGCTCCAGGTCGGCGTCTCGATATAGAAGGCGCGGTCGCCCCAGCCGAACATGCGCCAGCGATGCCCCGCGTAGCGCGGGTCGCGAAAATCCTGCGGCCGGACGATATCGCCCCACCCCGCCGCCGGAAGGGCGATGCCGGTATGAATGCCGTTGTCGATCACATAGATGCGAACGCCCGCTTCCGCCGGCTGCCGGTCGCGATTGACCGGCCACCAGCCGCCGACCGCCGCTGCCAGCGCCCATAGCGCAACCGCGATCAGCGGCAGCGCGAGCAGCAGACGAAACGGGCGGTATCGTATCATTTGCAACTATGCTACCTCCCTCGCATGGCTGACGAAACGCACGTACTCGCTGCCCCGCCGGAGGGCGCCAACGCCGACTGGACGATTCCGCAGGACTGGGCGCATTACACGCCGCAGGAACATGCCACCTGGGATACGCTGTTCGCCCGCCAGGCGAAACTGCTGCCTGGCCGCGCGTCGGAGGCATATCTGCGCGGGCTCGACGTCCTGAAACTGTCCAAGCCCGGTATTCCCGATTTCGACGAGCTGAGTGAGCGGCTGACCCGGCTGACCGGCTGGAGCGTCGTCGCCGTCCCCGGCCTGGTGCCCGACGACGTGTTCTTCGACCATATGGCAAACCGCCGTTTCGTTGCGGGCAATTTTATCCGCCGGCCGGACCAGCTCGATTATCTGCAGGAACCCGACGTCTTCCACGACGTGTTCGGCCATGTCCCCATGCTCGCCGACCCGGTGTTCGCGGACTATCTCGCCGCCTATGGCCGTGGGGGCTTGCGCGCGCTGGAACTCGGGGCACTCAAGCAGCTCGCCCGACTGTACTGGTACACGGTCGAATTCGGCCTGGTCGCCGAGCCCGAGGGGCTGCGTATCTACGGCGCCGGCATCGTCTCCAGCTTCGCCGAATCCAAATTCGCGCTGGAGGACGCCAGCCCAAACCGTATCGGCTTCGACATGAAGCGGGTGATGCAGACCGACTACCGGATCGACGATTTCCAGCAGACCTATTTCGTCATCGACAGCTTCGACGACCTGCTGCGCCAGACGGTCGAGACCGATTTCGCACCGCTGTACGACGACATCGTCGGCAAGCCGGCGATCCCCGTCGACGCGGTACTCGCGGACGACCATGCGATCACCGTCGGTACACAGGACTACGCACGCGCGAAGGCGGGCTAGGCGCGGTCACGCACCGCCGCTCGGCAACGGCAGGCGCAGGGTCGCGACCGTCCCGCCGACTGGCGCCTCGTCCAAGGACAGACTGCCGCCGTGCAGGTCGGCAAAGCTCTGGACGATGCTGAGGCCCAGCCCGACGCCGCCGGTATCGCGGTTGCGCGATGCCTCGCCGCGTTCGAACGGGCGGACCAGGCGCGCGCGGTCGTCGACAGCAATGCCGGGGCCGGCGTCGATGACGCGCACGATCGCGTCAGCCCCCGCGATCCCGGTCGCGATCCGCCCGCCGCCGGCATAGTCGATCGCGTTGCGAACGAGATTCTCGATCGCGCGGCGGAACGCCGATTCGACGACGACCACCACTATGTCGGGGCCATCGTCCAGCCGCACCTGGGGCATGTCGGCGACGATCTCGGCGATCGTCGCGCGGACGTCGACGGCGTGTCGTGGCGCATCGACATCGCGGGCGAATGCCAGCACGCCCGCGATCATCGCGCCCATCCGGTCGGCATCGGCAGCCATGCGGCTGCGATGCGGCTCCGCCACCGCTTCGATCCGTAGCTTGAGGCCGGTCAGCGGCGTCCGCAGGTCGTGCGCGACCGCGGTCAGCATCCGCCGGCGCTCGTCGCTTTCCGCCGCCAGGCGCGTGCGCAGATGCAGGATCGCGCGGGCCGCATCCTGCAACTCGCGCGGCCCCTGCGACTGGGGCGGGTCGCGCCCGTCATCGATCGCGGCGGCCAGCGTGCGGAACGGCTGGGTCAACCGTCGCGCGAACAGCCAGACGAGCGGCGCGAGCAGCGCGAGGCTCGCGACGAGAGCGATCAGCACCTTCAGCCGCCACCCGCCGAACGTCGGCGATCGCGGCTTGGCGGTCAGCCAGCGTCCGTCGGCCAGCCGAACGCTGGCGGCGAAAGCCGGCTGCGGCAGCTTGAGCAGGATGCCGCCGATCAGGGCATCGGTCATCGACTCCGGCACGATACGCATCGGCAGGACGCCTTGGCGTCGGATCACGATCGGCGAGCCCGAAGCCGCCACATCTTTCGGCAAGACCATCTTTCCCAGCGCCTCGCCCTTTAGGCGCGTACCGGCGAAGACGACGACACCGTCGCCACGCGGCGGGCGTGGCGCGCGGTCCAGCCAGACGACGCGAACCGCCTCGACCGGCCGGCCGAGCGCGCGCGCCAGGATCGGCTGCAGCAGCGGCGCAGGCGGTCCCTCGGGCGCCGGGCCGACATCGCGCGCGAGCGCAGGGTTCGTCCCGCGCAGGGCACCGACCGCCTCGGTCACGGTCATCC
The nucleotide sequence above comes from Roseomonas aeriglobus. Encoded proteins:
- a CDS encoding xanthine dehydrogenase family protein molybdopterin-binding subunit, which encodes MTDTKTLQLDVPIEHSLLEGAPQGLTGKPIDRVDGPLKVAGRATYSAEYALDDMAYGVLVSAPFAQGRLNAVIADDALAVPGVIDVVVDLDTFARNPQQGGEEEAPTQGVRDIDYFGEHVAVVVAESFEIARDAAHLVRFDYVEGLPDVDFDGRLDEAETPPPSQMPPHQETGDPDGALAAATVKVDAVWTTPSQNSAAMEPHASIATWDADGRLTLYSSLQMPSSDKKQLMDALDLTDDQVRIVARYIGGGFGSKLGISTEGIAAAIAAKQVGRPVKVVMARQQVFDATVRRSNTRQRVALGADASGKLTTVIHENIVSNLPGEDFFEPVGMATQFLYAGENRRITHDTVRMNWLMSGSMRAPGEAVGMLALEGAMDELAEAAGIDPVELRKRNDTDIDPTQDVPFSTRNLSHCLDEGAKAFGWAPAKPGTSRDGDWLIGTGMAASTRSNMAQPSTARVTLTPAGGAIVETDMTDIGTGTYTILAQIAGDLLGLPIDRVEVKLGDTDTPSGAGSGGSWGAGSSGSSVYLAAEKLRERICEKLECEPAGLTLKDGHAIAGNRRVPLTDLVGEGLSAEGTIKPGSNEDTHTQASYGAHFCEVRVNAVSGEVRVTRWHSTFAAGRILNEKTARSQCIGGIVFGIGAALSEELVHDPRDGRVVNNDLAEYHVPVNADVPMIDIQFLPERDVWANPLQAKGIGELGISGAGAAVANAIYNATGVRVRDYPITLDKLLAGLPEV
- a CDS encoding xanthine dehydrogenase family protein subunit M, with the translated sequence MKLFDYARADTPEAAVQDMSARFIAGGTNLLDLMKLQVETPAKLVDISRLDLAEIEKIDDGGLRIGALVPNSDLAADPRVRDRYPVLSRALLAGASGQLRNKATTGGNLLQRTRCGYFYDTHARCNKREPGSGCDGREGFNRILAILGTSEACIATHPSDMAVAMRALDAVVLTLAPGGDRRRIPLRDFYRLPGDTPQIETVLQPGELITHVELPAPPAGRQTYRKVRDRASYAFALVSVAGVVAVEDGKIASASLAFGGLGPMPWRDAAVEAALVGQAPGDAAFAAAADALLADAQGYGENDFKIPLARRTLTAVLRELTEDAA
- a CDS encoding 2Fe-2S iron-sulfur cluster binding domain-containing protein codes for the protein MHFTINGERHEADPDIRASLLDVLREHLQLTGTKKGCDHGQCGACTVLVNGRRINSCLTLAVMHQDDEIVTIEGLGSPDDLHPLQAAFVAHDGFQCGYCTPGQICSAVGMMDEAKKGWPSHVSDDLSGDVVLEDGEIAERMSGNLCRCSAYPNIRDAIRQVWEGAK
- a CDS encoding glycerophosphodiester phosphodiesterase; translated protein: MSVWMALALAASVGHIAGMSDPIVIAHRGASGLRPEHTIASYRLAIEQGADFIEPDLVPTKDGVLVARHENEISETTDVAAHPEFADRKVTKTIDGIRVTGWFTEDFTLAELKTLRAKERLPLLRGTDHDGRFEIPTFAEIIALAKAHKVGVYPETKHPTYFASIGLETDSRLVAELRAAGWDSDDAPVFIQSFEVANLKRLHGLTKVRLIQLMDAKGGPADGAMPSYAAMATPEGLSAVAAYAYGIGPNKAMIRDGDAVPTSLVADAHAAGLKVHPWTFRAENYFLPASLRTGIDPRAHGRLQDEIARYIELGVDGFFTDFPLEGSRARDARRLR
- a CDS encoding alpha/beta fold hydrolase, whose protein sequence is MAARGGDGRAAGVALADLDAGLRGDGRPVMLLPGLFNSDRSNVALRIFLRRIGYDARGWGLGRNFGSRTIGAEAERLLDRVATLAHEAGQPVTLIGVSLGGIMARLVAHRRPDLVREVITISSPYAGHPHATRVWRAFELITGERVDDPRVTALAAEIVRPLPVPATAIWSASDGLVAGDACRGGDCADIEVRSGHLGVQLHPEVLIAVARVLEPLRR
- a CDS encoding TIGR02117 family protein — protein: MIRYRPFRLLLALPLIAVALWALAAAVGGWWPVNRDRQPAEAGVRIYVIDNGIHTGIALPAAGWGDIVRPQDFRDPRYAGHRWRMFGWGDRAFYIETPTWSDVRPVTVIGAAFGDDRTVMHVDAIPEPRPGPDVRSIILRADEFARLTGFIRASFADGAPIYGYGPDDAFYPARGRYSALRTCNAWTGEALRHAGVRMGAWTPTSGSVMRWLPQ
- a CDS encoding phenylalanine 4-monooxygenase; the protein is MADETHVLAAPPEGANADWTIPQDWAHYTPQEHATWDTLFARQAKLLPGRASEAYLRGLDVLKLSKPGIPDFDELSERLTRLTGWSVVAVPGLVPDDVFFDHMANRRFVAGNFIRRPDQLDYLQEPDVFHDVFGHVPMLADPVFADYLAAYGRGGLRALELGALKQLARLYWYTVEFGLVAEPEGLRIYGAGIVSSFAESKFALEDASPNRIGFDMKRVMQTDYRIDDFQQTYFVIDSFDDLLRQTVETDFAPLYDDIVGKPAIPVDAVLADDHAITVGTQDYARAKAG
- a CDS encoding HAMP domain-containing histidine kinase; its protein translation is MMRAFWRRPSALTAIGGFSVAIAVLSVAITASVVLIMPDPPAVRMTVTEAVGALRGTNPALARDVGPAPEGPPAPLLQPILARALGRPVEAVRVVWLDRAPRPPRGDGVVVFAGTRLKGEALGKMVLPKDVAASGSPIVIRRQGVLPMRIVPESMTDALIGGILLKLPQPAFAASVRLADGRWLTAKPRSPTFGGWRLKVLIALVASLALLAPLVWLFARRLTQPFRTLAAAIDDGRDPPQSQGPRELQDAARAILHLRTRLAAESDERRRMLTAVAHDLRTPLTGLKLRIEAVAEPHRSRMAADADRMGAMIAGVLAFARDVDAPRHAVDVRATIAEIVADMPQVRLDDGPDIVVVVVESAFRRAIENLVRNAIDYAGGGRIATGIAGADAIVRVIDAGPGIAVDDRARLVRPFERGEASRNRDTGGVGLGLSIVQSFADLHGGSLSLDEAPVGGTVATLRLPLPSGGA